CAGCAGATCAAAAAGGACTCacgttttctaaaaaaaaaaaaaaaaaaaaaaaaaaaaaaaaaaaagaaaagctctgAATGATCCAAAAATCATTCAAATcatcaaattttgaaaaaatagaagaagaaaaaacaaaaagaagaaatatgcAAATACTTAATACAGTCTGTCTCTTCATGATCCCAAGTAACTGAACTTATTTGGTTATCATCACAAGTTTAtgtgaatattattattttttaattaaatctatgcattttgagtttttttttttgtttgtttcgttTTCTGTTAAGTTGGATAAAAAGTGCTTTCAGACGATCAGACCAAATCAAATCAACAAACACTATAAGAGAAAAATGTTGTGCACAAGAACAGCTGCACTGTATGACCATGGCTGGTATTATTTAGTCCAATAAAGCATAAAGTATGAAGAAATTTCATCTGCTTTATCATTAAGGCTACACACATGAAGGTGATGCTCCAGTTCATAGAAAACGGGACTCAGACCAACCTGATATGCGTCGAGCTGTTGCGCTGTGAAGATGGTTTGTTTGTTCCCCATGTCTGAGCTTTCAAGCTCCGAAACCACAGGTCCATCGCTGTTCCAGCGCCGGgcgaaggctttttttttttttattagggcGGCCCAGTCAGATATGAAATACCGGGACAAAAGGAGGCCAGAGCCAAAGAGGAGATCGGGTGTCGGGCCGCAGCCGGGCCCTTTGCTTGCCACCATAATGGCAGCATTTCATCGTTTGCTCCATTGTGAATAGCAGCTCCTCTGATAATGAATGAGGGCTGTCGTCCAGCATCATGCCAAGTGGTTTCAACCCCCTTTGGTGCCACTCTATGGCCAACGCCTCGCTCGCTGCTCGGGTTACATTCCTCACAGAAAAGGTTTTGTAGTGCACTGAAGGAAACTTTGAGGGTTCATGTTTGTTTCAGCTGCAAACCCGCAAGAtacgtgtgtatatatatatacagtaacTATGCAGTTCTGTACCGCTTAAACTTTCTCACATTACTTCCAACTTCTATGTATTTTACAGTGATTTTATAGGATAGACCAAGTAGAagagaataatttttttatatatatacaaacaacagtcagaaaaGCTTCTTGCACGTCTATATTGTTCTGTATATTCACcttttccacctgagctgtggatctcacCAACTCCTCCAGGGCCTTTTGGCTGTTTCTCCAATTAACCCGGTGAGTTCAGGGGAGCGGCCTGGCTTGTGCCATgctgttcacattttcaaatgaACACATGGATTAAGGCAGTGCTCTGAATATGTTGAAAGCTGGGGAATTGGTTTGTAACCATTTCAACTCTTATATTCCTGATATTTGtgctgtttttctgtgactttcTGCTGCCATTTAATTAGTGATGCTCTCACGACCTATGGGCCAcaagagttagggagtttgcCCTGCAACCGGCcctctcagttgttgtgtccttgggcaagacacttcacccgcatcgcctgctggcggtggtcagagtgGTCCGGTgacgcttctgtcagtctgagaacaaattacacacaggtggacaaGATTTACAAGTGTTGAACTGAATTTTAGATATCTCAGACTAAAGAGGGCTGGATACAAATGCACTTTAAAGATACTTTGCAAGCTGTAAGTAAAGTAATGATGAAAAAGGGAAATTGGTGCCTTCTTTCTTCTAAAACTCtctatgaaatgttttatttcttataacGTTTTTCAACATCTAAACAAACACAAGAGAACCACAAAGAAAAATccatgtttaaagaaaaaaaatgcttttgcttTATTGATCTGATCTATCACACGTGATGGAGATTTTacaggtttaattttttttatagtcaTACAATTGCAATGTTTTCAAGCCACACAGTGAAAAATTAAGTCCTCCAAGTTCTGGCCCCAAATGTCACTGACTCTGCCGTTCCGCTGTTTTTTAGTGGTAGCTATAAGTTATTGGCCAGTATTTTCCAAACTCGCTTTACCAATAGGAATAGGAGTGAATTTACAACCATATTTTTCATGTAACTTCAATTTGCATATAATGCAATAATGTCTTCATAAGCCATAGACCAAATTAAAAATTCAGCTAAACTGATTCCAATATTTTGTATTatattgtaaatatatttatttcataatggtttcaaaatttttttttgtaaaatactaaatattcaaaatatatttcaggatgaaaacaaaatgtaacagCAGGACTTTTGGTAGGGTAACATATATGTTAATTCATGTAGGTTTTCATAATCACAGTATCTTAAATCGGCCAGACTcgaaatttgattattttttaattaatgtaatttatCACAGGTCTTAAGGCCATTTGAACAAAGCTGAACAAGCCATCACAATCACGCAGGAGCGTAACAGTGCCATCTGGTGGTAGATATTAGGCAGTGCAGATACGTGGCAAACCTGTACGGTAAAAGATTTAGTAAAAAGCTTTCACATAAATtgctctttaaataaattgtgtatTTTGTTCGGATTCTGAAAATGTTAGAATAGTTCAGTAATTTAATATTTGTACATTTCTTCATTGTAatacggagcccctaaagggagattgaagggaaataaataaatacaaattctgGTGCGcaccaaaaagttttttttttttttttttttttaccttcaatGGCACTTTATGTGCTCCGTATTgtaaaaattctaaaaaaaaaaaatatttgtttttattaaaatcccTAGTAGTGGAAATTTTTGTATAATGaccatttgaataaaaatgctcTGGTTGCATTTACTTGAAAATGAtattcataaaaacaaagatttctttaaaatgttttttaaaccattaaataaatatactcAAATTAATGACTGaattatattctatttttttcagtgtgacATTATGCTACAGTTCATTTTATGGCATTTTACATATCTTTACCAGGAGTGGTGATAACGCTGGCCAATAAGCCATTCATTGATCCGAAAAATCTTAAATGTGTatggcaaatttttttttttgcttaaacactgaagtaaaacaaaatgatgacatcaaaacaatGTAATTTGGGAAATAAAATGCACCAAAAAATGGTTCAGCTTTCTTCAACATGAAAACTGAAATATCTGTTGTATGCGCTTGTATTACTCCTTTAAGGACTCAGAGTTAAACAAGTTAGATTACCTATAAAATTGTGTTGCATGTATTAAGGACTGGCTTACCACTAAACTCTGATCATTGCCCCAGAACAGAAAGTTTCTTTGGTCAAACACCTCAGTTCTCTGTGCTCCTCATCATGGCCCAATCTAAGAAACCTTGGTGTTTGTTTTGACAAGTTGACATCCCTGGATTCCCATTCAAAACTTTTAGTTAAACATTGCTATTATCACTTGAGAAATATCTCTAAATTGAGGGCAATAATTTTCAAATCCGACCTGGAGATGtatattcatgcttttattccCTCTCGTTTAGACAATtgtaattcttttttatttgttttaacaaatcaGCAGTCACTCGTTCCCAGTTGGTCCAGAGCACTGCAGCGAGGCATTTAGCAGGAACAAACAGAAGCACTCACACCACACCGGTTTTATCCTCTTCACATTGGCTACTTGTCAAATTTAgaattgatttaaaatttttagtTTTGACTTTTAGAGCTTATAGTGGACAGGTCCCCCAATACATCTCAAGCCTTTTAATCCATTACTCTTCTGGCCGCACTCTCCGGTCCTCAGGTCAAAACCTTCTGAAGGTCCCTAAAACCCAGTTTCAAACTCGAGGAGACCTGTGCGAATCctttaaaaagcacttttatttaGACAAGCGTTTACTTCAATGTACGTGTTTATTATGTTATCCTTGTAAGCTGTTCTTCTGATATTTCTATTTAGCATTTGTTACACTCTATACAGCatgttgtgatttttatctgtgaaagatgctatataaatatagtttactattactattattacacactaatttttccttttttatacaGAAATACTGCATGAATCAGTGGATATGTGTGTGTAACCtggtaaatgttttaattcatgggagaaaaaattaaatatttgttcaGTCATCCTAAATAAGAATTTTTCACCACAGCTCCATGTGAtacatagcttttttttttagacaatttaTTCTTActtcataaaaataaagaacataaaacataaatatacatatatacaattttttttggttttctcttCCATCACAGTCatatattataatttatgcaaatatttacatatattaCAGTGTCATTTGTAGAGCTCAACCCATTTACTCATGAGTGAGTGGTGAAAGGGCAACAGGATGGGTAAGAGTAAAAATGAAATTTGAGTCTGAGAAGCTGTGCAGCCAGAGACTTTATCAGTGACAGCCGCAGCTTCCAGCCACCATGTCGTTATACTGCTTCAAAACCACGTTCTCGTCGTCATCAAAGTACAGCAGGTTGATGGAAAACAGCTTGTCGGGCACGCAGCACGGCGTCTCGATGCCTCGGATCAGCTTCAGGGCGTTGATGATGGACTGGACGGTGGCGTGGTTGGTCGGCCTCATGTTCTGACCCAAGGGAAAGGAGCACGACCCCTTGCAGTGATAAGCATTGTAGCCCCGGGGAGACACGATCCACCCCGACCAGCCAATCTCGTCAAAGTCCACATACAGAGGCAGGCGCTGGCAGTGCCTGGAGTGGCCTCCCTCTTCACCGTAGTCCAGGGAACGAGCAGTGCGCGAGGACTTGACTGCATTGGGGGTCTGGGGCAGGAAGGAGGAGGCAATGGCCTCATGGGagtctggaagaaaaaaaatggtagtTCCTTAGATTAGCAAAAGCAATCAGATATTTGTTAGGGTGTAATAACAGCCAACCTTTTTGATCACcaaatacacaataaaaaggaatatgAGTGATATTTAGCTATTTCAGTTACAACATTTTTCATATAGAATAAtactttttgaatttaatttcaaTAATGGTTCAATTCTAGCAttccaaaaatgtgttttgggtaACAAAATTTCTGTTTTAGAGTAAAAATTTGATTTTGTGTCCAGCTTTCCCTAGTTTAGCTAGTTTCATTTAGCCACTTACGAGCTAGCAAACGGTGGTTGTCATGGAAACAATTTATGTCAGCTGCTTAGAGtagattaaaaagaaacaacaaccgTTAGCTTTAGCTAGTTTAGTTTAGCCACAGGAATAATGCTAAATTCAAACCTATGAGCTAGCAAACTGTGGTTGTCATGGAAACAATTTACGTCAGCTGCTTagagtaaatttaaaaaagacaaacaaacgttaGCTTTAGCTAATTTAGTTTAGCTACaggaaaaatgctaaatttaaaCCTATGAGCTAGCAAACAGTGGTTGTCATGCAAAGAATTTACTTCAGCTGCTTAgagtagatttaaaaaataacaacctttagcTTTAGCTAGTTTAGCAACAGGGCTAAGGCTAAAGTGAATCTTACCAAGGCTAAAAGCACAAGGCATTTAAACTGCAGTTGTTGGGGAGACTGTTAGTCTCTTAgaatagatttaaaaagtttaagCTTTAGCTAGATTAGCGATATTGCTGatgcttaaaggagcaataggcgatatttcaccactagctGGTGCTTAAGCaccgtctgtagaccaaaaaaaaaaaacagagccgcCTTTCCCTTCTCACGCGTCGCCTTCTATGGACatatttgtaacaaaaaaacagcttcacCTTTCGGAGGAACATTTCAGGTGAAGAAGTAAATAACTCATAATAATTCTGTTagcctgcgacagactggcgacctgtccagggtgtaccccgcctctcgcccagtgaacgctggagataggcaccagcaacccccgcgaccccatgagggattaagcggatcagaaaatggatggatggatggatggctggatggatggatggatggataattctGTTAGCAAGAGAATATTTTGATCTGCCGgggtgctctccgccatgttgctcgAACACGGCGCTACTCTGACGGTGGTATTTTATGCTAGGGAGGGGCTaggccctgagtggcagctgttcacatgcacgtacacaCACGCGGATGTACACACACAGTCCGACTATGTAAATAAGAGACTGGAAAACGACGTAGAGCTGCGGTTTGACATCATACCATAGCCCATCGTTGGTGAAGATTCCCATCcagagaaagcttcctggatgggaagcaaaacgtcttcagcttcggaataaaaatccagttgttttattatttttttaccctttttttctgaaagaccatagtccatctgaaatattacttttagttcttcacatcattgttttttagttctttctatctaaaaaacattttaattccgCCTATTGCTCCATTAAGTCATAATTTCTAGCAAGCTTGGTTTCTTACTGTTGATTTTTTCTAATGTGTTGTAGAACAATTATAATTGATTAATATGATGTTAACTTTCAAATATAATATGTCGtgtcaatataaaaaaagaattcaAACAAACTTATTAAGTGTCTTCCAGCTGTCAAACATGCAAACATCGTTTATTGaactattgatttaaattccccctaaatatgtatgtatgtgaaaATTGCTTctccagtgtttttgttttatcagtgTAGGGCACCGCAAAACACCCAGGATTGTACTACTTTACCGTCACTGGGTACTATCTGGTTTGGTAAATGGCATTAAAAGTGGTACAAATCTTACTCGTGCTGTCGAGGGCAGCAGAGCGCCGGCCGTCGTCGGTGAAGAGAACCAGCATGGGCTGTTTGCTCGGGTGATGGTGGCGCCCTGAGGCAAAGCGGATCAGTTTCAGGTCCATCTGGCTTCCTCCGAGCGTCCTAACCACCACATGGAGCCCCAGGTTGCTGCCTTCATCTGCCATCCAGGAGCGGACCTTCAGGATATCAGTTACAAGACGATTTTTATACACCGTCCAGCTTTGTCTGGGAGTCAGAGTGCTTGGGCTTTGGGAGACACTTACAGCTTGCGTGACGGTGAACACTTCCCAACCTGTTGAGTGGACCGGGACGAGTCGCGAAGACAGCAACTTCTTCGCCTGCGTGCTGTTGGTTTTGCTGCTGTCCAGCAGCTGATAAACACTGACCTGAATGATACAGAATTAAAGTAGCCACCATTAGATAtgaagcggagagaaatgcgtTTCATTTTCACATCCAatcaaatgtatatgtaaacttTGTAGCTGCTTAGGGTCCTCACTGCTTGCCTAAGGATcccaaaaattatttcaaactgGGCAAGTTTGCTAATGTACTATTTGAACCtatccaaataaaaacatttatgagtGAAAATCTAAATCCAATTTAATAGATTATATTGATTGTATGTGAATCCAGGCCACATTTCATGCACAGTGTTTACAATACCATCATTGGGTTACATACATATATAGGGTACATATAATAAATCCGTCATTACTGTACATATGTCTCCAAAAAAATGAAACTTCGTTCTCTCTACCCGATTTTTATCAGGAAACAAGATCaatcttttttcaaataaaaatttggAAAGTGTGGCATCTATATCTATTGAGTGCCCTTTAAGTTACTCCAATAACACAGAATAAAATCTTGTTCAACCAGTTGCTTTCAAAAGGCCCATAATTGGATGAACAGTGTCCATGTTcgtgtgtgatttaatttaattcaaaatacaACTGTTCCTCAAAGGTTTTAAGAGGTtttttggagaacattagtgaacaaacagcaaaaataaacaccaaggaacacagcagacaggtcgggTAGGACGTTGTGGAGACGTTTcatggcaaggcaagtttatttataaagcacttttcagcaacaagatgattcaaagtgctgtgggCTTAGGATATACGATAAAATCCCAAGCTTTAAGCTCTGTTtccatcatctggaaatggaaagacTGTGGCGTAGCCACAAACCACCAACAGATGCATGACCTTCCACTGAAAGTGACAGGCTGGGCAAGAAGAGCATTAATCGGAGAAGCAGTCAAAAGGCCAAtggtggagaagctgcagaagtCCACAGTTCAGGTGGGAGAAGCTGTTGATAGGACAACTTCTGGGTGTGCACTCCACAGATCTGGTGTGAGAGCGGCAAGAAGAATCCCATCAGATGTTCAGTTTGGAGTTTACTGAATGCATATAAGGGAGGCAGTGAATATTCAGAGGAAAATGCTCAGGTCAAATGAGACCTACGACACTGTGTGGCAAAAAAACTGACACCCTGAACCCACTGGCCCCACTGTGAATTATGGTtgcagcatcatcctgtgggatgcttttcttGGCTGGGGAAGGCGAATGGAGCCAAGCAGCAGAAAGATTCAGCTTGCAGTTTGGCAACAACCTACAACATACAGCAAGCTACACTGGAAGGGCTCAGATCAAAGCATGCCTCTGTGTtataatggcctagtcaaagtccagacataaatccaattCAAAATCCGCGACACAATTAGAAAACTGATCTTCACAGATGCTCTTCGACCAATCCGATGGAACCGGAGCAACTTCACGAGGTgaaatgggcaaaaagatcTGTGTCCAGGTGTGCACAGCCTGTACAGGCCGACCACAATAGACAACACCATAAAGCGGGCCGGCTCTGCATGCAGTCATACAGATCTGATCATCCATGACGGGGAAGGCACATACCTGGCAGAAGTGGTGTCTGCTGAAAGTGAGGGGAGCCTGCGGGCGCAGCTTGAAGAGATGGAGCTCTGCGGTGAGGACCTTCTCACTTCTTGCCACCGTTGACAAGTTGAACTTGAACTCCACCTGTTCACTGCGCACTGCAAcccagagggaaaaaaatcaaacaactgTTAGAGACCAGACCTTCTGTTTCAACCTCTGCTTCTAATAATTGAaaggataaaagaaaaaacatcttaCATTTGTCAAAGAAGCTGCGCACAGTATTCCCCTCCAGCAGGTAAGGATCCCTGGTCACGCCGTCCACGTCGGCCACCGTGTTGTACAGATCGAGCATGTACTGAGGAGGCTGCTTGTGCCCGTGGACAGCGGGGGGGTCCTCCATCCCGAACACCTCCAGGAGCCTCTTGATGGCGGCTGAGCGGACCTCCTCTGCCTCGCCCTCCAGGGTGAAACGATCCCCCCGGCCGCCGAGCGCAGGCCAGGCCGCGGCGGCGCGCAGCAGAGCGGCGAAAGTGAGCGCAAGCACCAACATCTTAGAGGAGCCTCGGTGCGTCGGTGTGAGCGCAGCTTGGAGCTGGAGTGACTCTGCAGACCCCCGGGGCCCCTGTCGTTTTATACGAAGCGGCCCAGTGCCCCTCTGCGGCCTCGGTAAACAGCAGTAAAGATGTTATTTGGACGCAAAATGTAAATCACCAATCAGCGAATGTAAAAGGAGGCTAATGGCGGTGCTAACAAGGCGCGACCCCCCGATTGGAGATTTTATTCAAGCCCCCATTGTCTTCGCGTCTGCCGACGAAGGCTCGGATATACGACAGTCTGCTTTTTGCTAAACGTTGGATGCTGTTCGTGCAGATGTGTGGCAGatgtgctgctgttgttgttggagctTAGGGAATGAAAAGTGGGCGAATAAATGAGGTTTTTTTGGGCAGCATGCGAGCCAGAAGTTGCGGACGTGCGCTCTGTGGGTGGCCAGCTGCGCCTAAATGAATCCATTAAGCTAAAATAAAGGCCGTATTGTTTTAGGTGGAAACCAATTACTTGGCTAAAGCCGCTGGTGTCGCTGATGACACTTGGGTCAGATTTACATGACTGCCCCACCGAGCTGCAGCTGGATGGCCACCAGGCTGAAGTTGGCGTCTGATTCGCAGCTTCAGTTTCAGGGCATACTGCTGAAAACACAGTTTATGAGCTGAGGCCAcaattaaagacattttttcttagttttgttttgcttttgcttttgtttaacCTACCTCTACCTCAGAATGGGTCTTGTGTGGAATCTAAAATATTTGCACAGGACAAAGATGGACAGAATTAATGCTTACTTATGCTATGTGCTATAAAACATACTTTTGTCATTTGTGAAACCTTTTATtcactttgtgaacattttaaaaaaagttgaccTTACAGCTTTTTTTGGGCATCGCACAATTACACAACCTATTCTTGAAATAATAAATTTATACTAACAGTCTGTAGTTTGTAGaaaatatagtttattttaatccGTTTCTGAAAGcttaaaaaagtatatttttgaCTCTTTCATTGGCTTGAGATCACATGGAGTCCAGCTTAAAAAATGCAGACCCTTGATGGGTTAAAACCTGGACAGAAATTACTTTACATTAATGACAGATTGTCCCGATACAGTTGGTGaaatctttactttttttttttaaacaaccaaaaaagATTCCAGTATTATGGGATTTTCTCCACCTCATCAACACCCTTGATGGCTGCATTTTGATGATAAAGattctttttacacaaataagGCACTATGTTCTAAAGAAATCATCAGTGTAGAACAATTATGTCTGGATATGGTAGTTTTCAAGCTGGATCCCATCTAATGAAAAATGCCTTCTTTTAAGCTTTCCTAAACCCACCAAAGATTTCACAAATCAAAAtctatgttttctttattctacCCTTGTTATGAAATAATCTGGCTCATTTTTGACCTTTCTACGCACTTCAGAAGTCATAAAATGCAGCAAATCGGGGAATCAGGAAAAACTTCACAGCGTccctgtgtgcatgtgtggcCCTACATGCGTTTTGCTATGTCTGGATTGATATTAAGTGTCTGGTGCCCCCATTTCCTTCCATTAAATACATCCCATATCGActcaaaatcagtcagacacCATGTGTAAGTTCCTAGCTGAGTCTCAACTAGCTCAATGCATCTAGGATGATAACATCCTCCACTTTTTACTCCAAGATGTCCTGCACCAAACCTACAGACAATTAACAAAGTGGCCTCAAGGACCTTATGGAACCTCACTTTTCAAACCAGACCA
This genomic window from Fundulus heteroclitus isolate FHET01 chromosome 6, MU-UCD_Fhet_4.1, whole genome shotgun sequence contains:
- the admp gene encoding anti-dorsalizing morphogenic protein, producing the protein MLVLALTFAALLRAAAAWPALGGRGDRFTLEGEAEEVRSAAIKRLLEVFGMEDPPAVHGHKQPPQYMLDLYNTVADVDGVTRDPYLLEGNTVRSFFDKLRSEQVEFKFNLSTVARSEKVLTAELHLFKLRPQAPLTFSRHHFCQVSVYQLLDSSKTNSTQAKKLLSSRLVPVHSTGWEVFTVTQAVRSWMADEGSNLGLHVVVRTLGGSQMDLKLIRFASGRHHHPSKQPMLVLFTDDGRRSAALDSTNSHEAIASSFLPQTPNAVKSSRTARSLDYGEEGGHSRHCQRLPLYVDFDEIGWSGWIVSPRGYNAYHCKGSCSFPLGQNMRPTNHATVQSIINALKLIRGIETPCCVPDKLFSINLLYFDDDENVVLKQYNDMVAGSCGCH